One part of the Triplophysa rosa linkage group LG5, Trosa_1v2, whole genome shotgun sequence genome encodes these proteins:
- the bambib gene encoding BMP and activin membrane-bound inhibitor homolog (Xenopus laevis) b, which produces MERHSSLVFIWLQLELCAMAVLLTKGEIRCYCDAPHCVATGYMCKSELNACFTRILDPQNTKSPLSHGCYDPLLNSGNICHPESTYDTIRGPATLQCCHEDMCNYRGLQDLTHTRVESHDRKTDGSRHVIARLQEIPSSKEVWFRAAVITVPIAGGLILVLLIVLALRMLRSENRRLKQQHREMLSRLHYSFHGQHLSKGHVAKLDLECMVPVVGHENCCLTCDKTRQSDLSSQRLLSLVNWGKYSGRGKLEFV; this is translated from the exons ATGGAGCGGCACAGCAGTCTCGTTTTCATTTGGCTTCAGCTCGAGCTGTGCGCGATGGCTGTTCTCCTCACGAAAG GAGAAATAAGGTGTTACTGCGATGCTCCCCATTGCGTTGCTACCGGTTACATGTGCAAGTCGGAGCTCAACGCCTGTTTCACACGCATCCTAGACCCTCAGAACACCAAGTCTCCTCTCTCGCACGGGTGTTACGACCCTCTGCTGAACTCTGGAAACATTTGCCATCCAGAGTCAACCTATGATACCATCCGTGGCCCAGCCACACTGCAGTGTTGCCATGAAGATATGTGTAACTACAGAGGCCTCCaagatctcacacacacaagagtGGAAAGTCATG ACAGAAAAACCGACGGCAGCCGTCACGTGATTGCACGACTACAGGAAATCCCCTCCTCCAAGGAGGTTTGGTTCCGTGCCGCCGTCATCACCGTGCCAATCGCTGGTGGCCTTATCTTGGTGCTTCTCATCGTGTTGGCACTGCGCATGCTCCGCAGCGAAAATCGCAGGCTGAAGCAACAGCACCGAGAGATGCTCTCCCGCCTTCACTACAGCTTCCACGGCCAGCACCTCTCCAAGGGTCACGTGGCCAAGCTGGACTTGGAGTGCATGGTTCCTGTGGTAGGCCATGAGAACTGCTGCCTGACCTGCGACAAGACTCGGCAGTCTGACCTTAGCAGTCAGAGGCTTCTGTCATTGGTCAACTGGGGAAAATACAGCGGCCGGGGCAAACTAGAGTTTGTCTGA
- the wacb gene encoding WW domain containing adaptor with coiled-coil b isoform X2 — protein sequence MVMHATNPSRLNDGCNDRRDPQAYQPVKYQSKSHSANDHRHEKMRDSSDSTPPTKMLRRSDSPDNKHSDATGHSQTKVLHHHRSRERESGVSSSPQENSHHISSSHPNPNRTSEMPRDPADDWSEHISSSGKKYYYNCRTEVSQWEKPKDWLEREQKQRDGVKTVVNSFPKDRDYRQEAMQASATSALSSAKSTLAEKPLSNSCYSQPLPVNPSSTSSSSSSNVPVSPALQASASTLLQDPALLRQLLPALQATLQMNHGNVDMSKINEAQQSGQSPMSLASDASSPRSYVSPRVSTPQTNAVSKPLHSSASLSSQPKVSASIQRPGSTAQQSTNSEKPLEFSDPRLQRQISQESLSGSNGNAAISIPALGTPSRTQSTFTPSLALHFDENLIKHVQGWPSEHVEKQVSRLREDIHNMGTLYMSEICTEMKNLRSLVRVCEIQATLREQRILFLRQQIKELDKLKNQNSFMV from the exons ATGGTAATGCATGCAACGAATCCATCCAGACTCAATGATGG GTGCAATGATCGAAGAGATCCTCAAGCCTACCAG CCTGTCAAATATCAATCAAAGAGTCACTCAGCAAATGATCATCGCCATGAGAAGATGCGAGACTCATCAGACTCCACACCACCAACTAAAATGCTGCGGCGGTCAGACAGTCCAGACAACAAGCACAGTGATGCCACAGGACACAGCCAAACAAAAGTACTCCACCATCATCGGTCACGTGAGAGAGAAAGCG GTGTCAGTTCTTCTCCACAAGAAAACTCTCATCATATCTCCAGTTCTCACCCTAATCCGAACAGAACTTCAGAAATG CCGCGTGACCCAGCAGATGATTGGTCGGAGCATATCAGTTCCTCTGGGAAGAAGTACTACTATAACTGTAGGACAGAGGTCTCTCAGTGGGAAAAACCTAAAGATTGGCTGGAGAG AGAACAGAAGCAGAGAGACGGTGTTAAGACTGTTGTCAACAGCTTTCCCAAAGACAGAGATTACAGACAAGAGGCGATGCAGGCTAGTGCCACAAGTGCCCTCAGTAGTGCAA AATCTACTCTGGCGGAAAAGCCGTTATCAAACTCTTGTTACTCCCAGCCTTTGCCCGTAAACCCCTCCAGCACATCCAGCTCCTCGTCCTCGAATGTGCCTGTATCTCCTGCCCTACAGGCCTCAGCCTCTACTCTCCTCCAGGACCCAGCACTCCTCCGacaactgctgcctgcattacAGGCCACCCTGCAGATGAATCATGGCAATGTGGACATGAGCAAAATTAATGAAG CACAACAGTCCGGACAGTCTCCAATGTCATTAGCATCAGATGCTTCTTCGCCGAGGTCATATGTGTCTCCTAGAGTCAGCACACCTCAGACTAATGCGGTCTCGAAACCCCTGCACAGCTCTGCATCACTCTCTTCACAACCAAAG GTTAGTGCATCAATCCAGAGACCAGGATCAACAGCCCAGCAGTCCACAAACTCTGAAAAACCCCTGGAATTTAGTGATCCCCGTCTTCAGAGGCAAAT cagTCAAGAGAGTTTGTCCGGCTCTAATGGCAATGCAGCCATCAGCATTCCTGCCTTAGGCACCCCCTCTCGAACCCAAAGCACTTTCACCCCTTCTCTAGCGTTGCACTTTGATGAAAATCTCATCAAGCATGTTCAAGGCTGGCCTTCGGAACATGTAGAGAAGCAG GTGTCACGGTTGCGTGAGGATATCCACAACATGGGAACCCTCTATATGTCAGAGATCTGCACTGAGATGAAAAATCTTCGCTCTTTAGTGCGAGTGTGTGAAATCCAGGCCACTTTGAGAGAGCAAAG GATTCTGTTTTTGCGACAGCAGATTAAAGAACTTGACAAACTGAAGAATCAAAATTCCTTCATGGTTTGA
- the wacb gene encoding WW domain containing adaptor with coiled-coil b isoform X1 codes for MVMHATNPSRLNDGCNDRRDPQAYQPVKYQSKSHSANDHRHEKMRDSSDSTPPTKMLRRSDSPDNKHSDATGHSQTKVLHHHRSRERESGVSSSPQENSHHISSSHPNPNRTSEMPRDPADDWSEHISSSGKKYYYNCRTEVSQWEKPKDWLEREQKQRDGVKTVVNSFPKDRDYRQEAMQASATSALSSAKSTLAEKPLSNSCYSQPLPVNPSSTSSSSSSNVPVSPALQASASTLLQDPALLRQLLPALQATLQMNHGNVDMSKINEVLTAAVTQASLQSMLHKLITAGPSAFNVTTLLSQAAQLSTQAQQSGQSPMSLASDASSPRSYVSPRVSTPQTNAVSKPLHSSASLSSQPKVSASIQRPGSTAQQSTNSEKPLEFSDPRLQRQISQESLSGSNGNAAISIPALGTPSRTQSTFTPSLALHFDENLIKHVQGWPSEHVEKQVSRLREDIHNMGTLYMSEICTEMKNLRSLVRVCEIQATLREQRILFLRQQIKELDKLKNQNSFMV; via the exons ATGGTAATGCATGCAACGAATCCATCCAGACTCAATGATGG GTGCAATGATCGAAGAGATCCTCAAGCCTACCAG CCTGTCAAATATCAATCAAAGAGTCACTCAGCAAATGATCATCGCCATGAGAAGATGCGAGACTCATCAGACTCCACACCACCAACTAAAATGCTGCGGCGGTCAGACAGTCCAGACAACAAGCACAGTGATGCCACAGGACACAGCCAAACAAAAGTACTCCACCATCATCGGTCACGTGAGAGAGAAAGCG GTGTCAGTTCTTCTCCACAAGAAAACTCTCATCATATCTCCAGTTCTCACCCTAATCCGAACAGAACTTCAGAAATG CCGCGTGACCCAGCAGATGATTGGTCGGAGCATATCAGTTCCTCTGGGAAGAAGTACTACTATAACTGTAGGACAGAGGTCTCTCAGTGGGAAAAACCTAAAGATTGGCTGGAGAG AGAACAGAAGCAGAGAGACGGTGTTAAGACTGTTGTCAACAGCTTTCCCAAAGACAGAGATTACAGACAAGAGGCGATGCAGGCTAGTGCCACAAGTGCCCTCAGTAGTGCAA AATCTACTCTGGCGGAAAAGCCGTTATCAAACTCTTGTTACTCCCAGCCTTTGCCCGTAAACCCCTCCAGCACATCCAGCTCCTCGTCCTCGAATGTGCCTGTATCTCCTGCCCTACAGGCCTCAGCCTCTACTCTCCTCCAGGACCCAGCACTCCTCCGacaactgctgcctgcattacAGGCCACCCTGCAGATGAATCATGGCAATGTGGACATGAGCAAAATTAATGAAG TTCTCACAGCCGCTGTCACACAAGCTTCCTTACAGTCTATGCTTCACAAACTTATCACTGCCGGACCGTCCGCTTTCAACGTCACTACTCTGCTTTCCCAAGCTGCTCAGCTGTCCACACAAG CACAACAGTCCGGACAGTCTCCAATGTCATTAGCATCAGATGCTTCTTCGCCGAGGTCATATGTGTCTCCTAGAGTCAGCACACCTCAGACTAATGCGGTCTCGAAACCCCTGCACAGCTCTGCATCACTCTCTTCACAACCAAAG GTTAGTGCATCAATCCAGAGACCAGGATCAACAGCCCAGCAGTCCACAAACTCTGAAAAACCCCTGGAATTTAGTGATCCCCGTCTTCAGAGGCAAAT cagTCAAGAGAGTTTGTCCGGCTCTAATGGCAATGCAGCCATCAGCATTCCTGCCTTAGGCACCCCCTCTCGAACCCAAAGCACTTTCACCCCTTCTCTAGCGTTGCACTTTGATGAAAATCTCATCAAGCATGTTCAAGGCTGGCCTTCGGAACATGTAGAGAAGCAG GTGTCACGGTTGCGTGAGGATATCCACAACATGGGAACCCTCTATATGTCAGAGATCTGCACTGAGATGAAAAATCTTCGCTCTTTAGTGCGAGTGTGTGAAATCCAGGCCACTTTGAGAGAGCAAAG GATTCTGTTTTTGCGACAGCAGATTAAAGAACTTGACAAACTGAAGAATCAAAATTCCTTCATGGTTTGA
- the wacb gene encoding WW domain containing adaptor with coiled-coil b isoform X3 has protein sequence MRDSSDSTPPTKMLRRSDSPDNKHSDATGHSQTKVLHHHRSRERESGVSSSPQENSHHISSSHPNPNRTSEMPRDPADDWSEHISSSGKKYYYNCRTEVSQWEKPKDWLEREQKQRDGVKTVVNSFPKDRDYRQEAMQASATSALSSAKSTLAEKPLSNSCYSQPLPVNPSSTSSSSSSNVPVSPALQASASTLLQDPALLRQLLPALQATLQMNHGNVDMSKINEVLTAAVTQASLQSMLHKLITAGPSAFNVTTLLSQAAQLSTQAQQSGQSPMSLASDASSPRSYVSPRVSTPQTNAVSKPLHSSASLSSQPKVSASIQRPGSTAQQSTNSEKPLEFSDPRLQRQISQESLSGSNGNAAISIPALGTPSRTQSTFTPSLALHFDENLIKHVQGWPSEHVEKQVSRLREDIHNMGTLYMSEICTEMKNLRSLVRVCEIQATLREQRILFLRQQIKELDKLKNQNSFMV, from the exons ATGCGAGACTCATCAGACTCCACACCACCAACTAAAATGCTGCGGCGGTCAGACAGTCCAGACAACAAGCACAGTGATGCCACAGGACACAGCCAAACAAAAGTACTCCACCATCATCGGTCACGTGAGAGAGAAAGCG GTGTCAGTTCTTCTCCACAAGAAAACTCTCATCATATCTCCAGTTCTCACCCTAATCCGAACAGAACTTCAGAAATG CCGCGTGACCCAGCAGATGATTGGTCGGAGCATATCAGTTCCTCTGGGAAGAAGTACTACTATAACTGTAGGACAGAGGTCTCTCAGTGGGAAAAACCTAAAGATTGGCTGGAGAG AGAACAGAAGCAGAGAGACGGTGTTAAGACTGTTGTCAACAGCTTTCCCAAAGACAGAGATTACAGACAAGAGGCGATGCAGGCTAGTGCCACAAGTGCCCTCAGTAGTGCAA AATCTACTCTGGCGGAAAAGCCGTTATCAAACTCTTGTTACTCCCAGCCTTTGCCCGTAAACCCCTCCAGCACATCCAGCTCCTCGTCCTCGAATGTGCCTGTATCTCCTGCCCTACAGGCCTCAGCCTCTACTCTCCTCCAGGACCCAGCACTCCTCCGacaactgctgcctgcattacAGGCCACCCTGCAGATGAATCATGGCAATGTGGACATGAGCAAAATTAATGAAG TTCTCACAGCCGCTGTCACACAAGCTTCCTTACAGTCTATGCTTCACAAACTTATCACTGCCGGACCGTCCGCTTTCAACGTCACTACTCTGCTTTCCCAAGCTGCTCAGCTGTCCACACAAG CACAACAGTCCGGACAGTCTCCAATGTCATTAGCATCAGATGCTTCTTCGCCGAGGTCATATGTGTCTCCTAGAGTCAGCACACCTCAGACTAATGCGGTCTCGAAACCCCTGCACAGCTCTGCATCACTCTCTTCACAACCAAAG GTTAGTGCATCAATCCAGAGACCAGGATCAACAGCCCAGCAGTCCACAAACTCTGAAAAACCCCTGGAATTTAGTGATCCCCGTCTTCAGAGGCAAAT cagTCAAGAGAGTTTGTCCGGCTCTAATGGCAATGCAGCCATCAGCATTCCTGCCTTAGGCACCCCCTCTCGAACCCAAAGCACTTTCACCCCTTCTCTAGCGTTGCACTTTGATGAAAATCTCATCAAGCATGTTCAAGGCTGGCCTTCGGAACATGTAGAGAAGCAG GTGTCACGGTTGCGTGAGGATATCCACAACATGGGAACCCTCTATATGTCAGAGATCTGCACTGAGATGAAAAATCTTCGCTCTTTAGTGCGAGTGTGTGAAATCCAGGCCACTTTGAGAGAGCAAAG GATTCTGTTTTTGCGACAGCAGATTAAAGAACTTGACAAACTGAAGAATCAAAATTCCTTCATGGTTTGA